The following coding sequences lie in one Rutidosis leptorrhynchoides isolate AG116_Rl617_1_P2 chromosome 4, CSIRO_AGI_Rlap_v1, whole genome shotgun sequence genomic window:
- the LOC139844596 gene encoding protein DELETION OF SUV3 SUPPRESSOR 1(I)-like, whose amino-acid sequence MATTEQPKVVTEEAKIDLFEDDDEFEEFDINRVWDGKEEGKEIGQQWEDDWDDDDVTDDFSLQLKRELENNVEKK is encoded by the exons ATGGCAACAACTGAGCAACCGAAAGTAGTTACAGAAGAAGCTAAGATCGATttgtttgaagatgatgatgaatttgaGGAATTTGATATTAATCGAG TGTGGGATGGCAAGGAAGAAGGGAAAGAAATTGGTCAACAGTGGGAAGATGATTGGGATGACGATGATGTCACTGATGATTTCTCTCTGCAGCTTAAGAGAGAACTTGAAAACAATGTTGAGAAAAAGTAG